In the genome of Luteitalea pratensis, the window TCTCGATTTCCGAAGTCAGCGCCAATAGGACCGTTACATGAGCATGACTGCCGAACCGGAGAAGCAGCCGAATACCGTGCCAGAGTTGTCGCAGGTCGCGCTCTACAACTGAGCAGCAGGATCTGCACTTCGATGGCTGTCGTCGTTCGTCTCCCTAGCTGAACGCCTGCTTCGTAGAGGTTGGGGGCCTGCGTCGGAGAATTTCACGCGCGTCGGTTTGAGTCAACGAGATCCCTTCCACCTCGCGAGGGTCCGTTGGTCGGGACTGACAATCGGGAATCCACATCATGCGAGGCCGACGATCATGGCCTGCCTGCGGACGCCACGTGCCAGGCGATCGCGGGGCAGTGAGAACCGCCTGGATGGTTCATGCCGGCGGTGATGGTGGCGACCAGAACTCGGCCTCGAAAGGCCGCCTCGACCCGCTGGGAGCATTCGCGTAAAGTGGATGACCGGTCCTGCGACCGCGGAGATTCGCGTGAGGACGGCAGTCACCGACTTTCAGCATCATTTTCGGAAGGCACGCGAGATCGGGATCCTCATCGAATCCGTTTCTGTCTGAGAGCTGAAATTCCCTATGGCTGGAACCGTGGTGTTCTTCGACCTCGGGGACACGCTTGGCGTCGGGCGCGTCGGAGCCGGCGGCAGCATCACGGGGTTCGACCCGTTTCCGTTCGCCACGGACATTCTGAAAAGGCTGAAGGATCCACCCCCATCGGGTCTCGGACTCAGGCTCGGTGTGATTTCGAACACGCCCACGGGCACGACGGCCGCCAACATGGCTGCTGTGCTCGGCGCTGCGGGCGTCCTCGCCTTCTTCGACCCGGCCTTGCTCCTCTACAGCTCCGTGGAAGGCTTGGACAAGACCAAGAAAGCCTTCTTCACTCTCGCGGCCTCACGCGCGGCAACTTCGCCACAGCGCTGCGTTTTTGTCGGTGAGGATGCGTCGGAGCGGACTGTTGCGTCATCGGCTCATTTTGCTACCGCGTTCCACCCGCTGCACCTCTTTCACGTCTTGAAGACGATGCCGTGAACGCATCGCCAGTCGAGACGTAGCAACCTGGCTCTTGCAGGAGACGAATCGCCATGGCAACCAAGTCTGCAAAGAAATCCGCGAAGAAGACAGCTGACAGAAAAGCCGGGGCAACCCTTCGGTCCAATGGCTTGAGCCGTTTCAACATGCACGCTCTCGACAAGAAGAGCGAGCGCCTCTTCTCGGCTCTTCGATCCGAACGGCGTGACTTCGCCGGATTCGCCGGCGCCGCCACCAACGTCTCCGAGATGGATCCCGAATCCGCTGCCCGCCTGTATCTGAAGCAGGCGCTCGAGAGCGATTCGGTTCCCGGTCTTGTGGCGCCCGTCGCCGACGGCGCCGTAAGCGAGTACCGGACTCTCGGAACCGAGAGCATCCCCCTGACGGGAACGACGATGGTGAAGTTTCGCCAGCAGCTCAACAAGATTCCGGTATATGGCTCGCTCGTATCGGTCGAGCTGGATGAGAAGAACAGTCTACTGAGCGTCACTTCAGCCTGCGGCAAGCCTTCGAACGTGAGCGCGGTCGCGAAGATTTCGCCGGCGGAGGCAATGGACACCGTCAAGAGGGCGCCCGGCCTGAAGAAGGCACTCGATGGCATCACGCCGCAGCTCAACTACTACTACGATGCCGACGACTCCAAGTGGCGCCTGGTGTACATCGCGCAGGACGTGCCGGTAGGCCCCGCCCACAAAGGCAAAACCGCGGTTCGCGTGCCTCTCCGCATGGACTTCGTCGTCGACGCGCACACCGGCAAGTTGGTAAAGGAGTTGCCGCGAACCGCGATGATGGCCGCCGTTACCGAAGCCGCCGTTGACGGCTTCGGTACGAGCAGGACATTCGAAGCCGCGAAGACTGGTGCGAAGAAAACGATGGTGGATGCCTCGCTCAACATCCAGACGTTCGACTTCCGCTTTAAAGATCTCGACAATCCCGCGAACGCGCTGCCGGGTGGCCTCGTCGCCAATCCTCCGACCTGGGATCCCGGCGCCGTCAGTGCACATGCCAATGCCGCGGTCGTCGCCAAGTTCATGCGCGACACGTTGAGCCGCAATGGCCTCGACAACCGGGGCGGCACGCTCATTTCCAGCATCAACTGCATCGCGTCGAGCGAACCGGCTGGTCCCAGAGAATGGTTCAACGCAGCTTGGGTCGG includes:
- a CDS encoding HAD family hydrolase, whose product is MAGTVVFFDLGDTLGVGRVGAGGSITGFDPFPFATDILKRLKDPPPSGLGLRLGVISNTPTGTTAANMAAVLGAAGVLAFFDPALLLYSSVEGLDKTKKAFFTLAASRAATSPQRCVFVGEDASERTVASSAHFATAFHPLHLFHVLKTMP
- a CDS encoding M4 family metallopeptidase translates to MATKSAKKSAKKTADRKAGATLRSNGLSRFNMHALDKKSERLFSALRSERRDFAGFAGAATNVSEMDPESAARLYLKQALESDSVPGLVAPVADGAVSEYRTLGTESIPLTGTTMVKFRQQLNKIPVYGSLVSVELDEKNSLLSVTSACGKPSNVSAVAKISPAEAMDTVKRAPGLKKALDGITPQLNYYYDADDSKWRLVYIAQDVPVGPAHKGKTAVRVPLRMDFVVDAHTGKLVKELPRTAMMAAVTEAAVDGFGTSRTFEAAKTGAKKTMVDASLNIQTFDFRFKDLDNPANALPGGLVANPPTWDPGAVSAHANAAVVAKFMRDTLSRNGLDNRGGTLISSINCIASSEPAGPREWFNAAWVGTQMVYGQRRNGTSMLSLSANVDVVGHEMFHGVTDHTSRLEYQGQAGAMNESYSDIFGILISNLGKALGAFDWELGERLFANGRPLRDLSDPTRFSQPKHMRDFVVTTRDHGGVHTNSGIHNFAAFKVMTAKDSSGDFVFTPKECAAIFYLTLTQRLSRTSQFIDSRVGAVASAQSLFRNDPAATRAKKIQTVEQGFSAAGIV